A window of the Thalassospira sp. TSL5-1 genome harbors these coding sequences:
- a CDS encoding low specificity L-threonine aldolase, producing the protein MNFSSDNVSPVCPEILAAIAAQSEKSALPYGQDDDSAQLDAAFSNLFETECCVIPVATGTAANLIGLSGLVSPYGGVVCHHEAHINQTESTGVAFYGGGAKLLTMDGPSAKIEAGELDAFLTAHRNRPVHAVEAECVAITQATEFGAVYSVAEIQDIGQVAKEHDMRLFMDGARFANAVAALNCHPADITWKAGVDVLSFGATKNGALAVDAIVLFDKTLRKQAEKARKRGGHLFSKHRYLAVQLLAYLENDLWLKNARHANMAAKLLAQSLGSLGARVAHPPQGNELFMWIEDDLAATLRAAGIIFRPWPAVGKGAYRFVTAWNSPLEDIAALPQNL; encoded by the coding sequence ATGAATTTTTCATCCGATAATGTATCGCCGGTTTGCCCGGAAATCCTTGCCGCCATTGCCGCCCAATCGGAAAAAAGCGCGCTGCCTTACGGGCAGGACGACGATTCAGCCCAGCTTGATGCTGCCTTTTCCAACCTGTTTGAAACCGAATGCTGTGTCATCCCTGTTGCCACGGGCACAGCCGCCAACCTGATTGGCCTTTCGGGCCTGGTGTCCCCCTATGGCGGTGTGGTGTGCCACCATGAAGCCCATATCAACCAGACGGAATCAACCGGTGTTGCCTTTTATGGTGGTGGGGCAAAATTGCTGACGATGGATGGCCCGTCGGCGAAAATCGAAGCAGGAGAGCTGGATGCCTTTTTGACCGCACACCGCAATCGCCCTGTTCATGCCGTCGAGGCGGAATGCGTTGCCATTACCCAGGCCACCGAATTTGGCGCGGTTTATAGTGTCGCGGAAATTCAGGATATTGGCCAGGTCGCCAAAGAACATGATATGCGCCTGTTTATGGATGGGGCACGCTTTGCCAATGCGGTGGCCGCACTAAACTGCCATCCGGCGGACATCACATGGAAGGCCGGAGTGGATGTGCTGAGCTTTGGCGCAACCAAAAACGGCGCACTGGCGGTGGATGCCATTGTCCTGTTTGACAAAACCCTGCGCAAACAGGCGGAAAAAGCCCGTAAACGTGGCGGACACCTGTTTTCCAAACATCGTTATCTGGCTGTGCAGCTTTTGGCCTATCTGGAAAACGATTTGTGGCTGAAAAACGCCCGCCACGCCAATATGGCGGCCAAACTGCTGGCGCAATCGCTCGGCAGCCTTGGGGCCCGTGTGGCCCACCCGCCCCAGGGGAACGAGCTGTTTATGTGGATCGAGGATGATTTGGCTGCGACATTGCGTGCTGCAGGTATCATCTTTCGGCCCTGGCCTGCCGTTGGCAAAGGGGCCTATCGCTTTGTCACCGCATGGAACAGCCCGCTTGAGGATATTGCCGCCCTGCCCCAAAATCTTTAG
- a CDS encoding FecR domain-containing protein produces MTRSIVPHAVTRLSGSLRPGPIIRGTLGLLAVGSILSSQPAFARGEQAGVSAAVRGEVELAEAKGIVGTQVESGQPIYLGDYITSSAGSGMQILLMDETVFTIGPNSEIAIDDFVYDPSNNQGHMTASITRGVVRVLTGKLAHNDPKTMKINLPVGSIGIRGTQFLVSIETPSPANRGSSGPVGPGGNWSSQTMQFAQNQLGGQTPTGPIVGVVNLGPGVDRNDSGSRPGAVELRSLNGVTQPLSSEGFGAFITGDTVTTPTRFPTELAGLDMSSLMTGPSPNNRSGNVDGNGGTGGNGNNTNNNSSNATSSGANSSGGGQPATLGPDTMSTANNQTGQTVAGTLDVAMTQTNVTTTSSTTSNETSQTNTDIHNDPDINNQGTSAEAATYDAMRGISSGFYSGSQSVEGVGLTYFSETNVDFSNRTISASFNNIVDSEAIGSMTNNATYSMDMFRYYDSESSGLVIFTTKDFQDISEGCMQIGCDGKVVFKTPTSVKVELSTDNVTTPVKGAYDLTKEGPGNIPPTGPGQ; encoded by the coding sequence ATGACCCGATCAATCGTTCCTCATGCTGTGACCCGCCTGTCAGGCAGCCTCCGCCCCGGCCCGATTATACGGGGCACATTGGGCCTTTTGGCCGTTGGCAGTATTCTTTCAAGCCAACCCGCCTTTGCCCGCGGCGAACAGGCCGGTGTTAGTGCCGCTGTACGCGGCGAAGTTGAACTGGCCGAGGCCAAGGGCATCGTTGGCACCCAGGTTGAAAGCGGCCAGCCGATTTATCTGGGCGACTATATTACCTCCTCGGCAGGCTCGGGCATGCAAATCTTGCTGATGGATGAAACGGTTTTTACCATCGGCCCCAATAGCGAAATCGCGATTGATGATTTTGTGTATGACCCGTCAAATAATCAGGGCCACATGACGGCCAGCATCACGCGCGGCGTTGTGCGTGTTCTGACCGGCAAGCTTGCCCATAACGACCCCAAAACCATGAAAATCAACCTGCCGGTGGGATCCATCGGTATTCGGGGCACACAGTTTCTGGTGTCGATTGAAACCCCGTCGCCTGCCAATCGCGGTAGCAGCGGCCCAGTAGGTCCGGGTGGCAACTGGTCGTCACAAACAATGCAATTTGCCCAAAACCAGTTGGGCGGCCAAACCCCGACCGGACCGATTGTCGGGGTTGTCAATCTCGGCCCGGGGGTAGACCGAAATGATTCCGGCTCCCGCCCCGGAGCAGTGGAATTACGCTCACTCAACGGTGTGACCCAGCCCCTTTCCAGCGAAGGATTTGGTGCCTTTATCACCGGCGATACTGTCACCACACCGACCCGCTTTCCTACCGAACTGGCCGGGCTGGATATGAGCAGCCTGATGACAGGTCCGTCCCCGAATAACCGTAGTGGTAATGTTGACGGAAATGGCGGCACTGGCGGTAACGGCAATAATACCAATAACAACAGCAGCAACGCGACGTCTTCTGGCGCCAATTCGTCCGGCGGCGGCCAGCCAGCAACGCTAGGCCCTGATACAATGTCGACGGCCAACAATCAGACCGGTCAAACCGTGGCCGGAACATTGGATGTTGCGATGACACAAACCAATGTCACCACAACTTCCAGCACGACAAGCAACGAAACCTCGCAAACCAATACTGACATTCACAACGACCCGGATATTAACAATCAGGGAACATCGGCGGAAGCTGCGACCTATGACGCAATGCGCGGCATTAGTTCCGGTTTTTATTCGGGTTCTCAATCGGTTGAGGGAGTTGGCCTAACCTATTTTTCGGAAACAAATGTCGATTTCAGCAATCGTACGATTTCTGCGAGTTTCAACAACATCGTCGATTCCGAAGCCATCGGCTCTATGACAAACAATGCAACATATAGCATGGACATGTTCCGGTATTACGACAGCGAGAGCAGTGGCCTGGTCATTTTTACCACCAAGGATTTCCAGGACATCAGTGAAGGCTGTATGCAGATCGGCTGTGATGGCAAGGTGGTCTTCAAAACACCCACCAGCGTCAAGGTGGAACTTTCCACCGACAATGTTACTACGCCGGTTAAAGGGGCATATGACCTGACCAAAGAAGGCCCCGGAAATATTCCCCCAACAGGACCAGGGCAATAA
- a CDS encoding ABC transporter permease subunit codes for MNTPTNPATSTDQDDAALQELEASIVAKPPSPLAEFWHYFRQNRGALAGLIVVAIVVFLAVFAQVVAPHDPIAQDRSAIQMPPAWQDGGNAQYLLGTDAVGRDMVSRLIYGAQLSVFIGLFVVVISVVFGVTLGLSAGYFRGWVEVGIMRVMDIMLSIPSLVLALAIVTILGPSLTNAMLAIAIVQLPHYVRLTRASVISELNKEYVTASQIAGAGALRQMFVNILPNCAAPLIVQGTLGISNAILDAAALGFLGLGAQAPTPEWGSMLANAREFVGSAWWIVTLPGLCILITVLAFNLMGDGLRDALDPKMKR; via the coding sequence ATGAATACACCCACAAATCCCGCCACATCGACCGATCAGGATGATGCCGCCCTGCAGGAGCTTGAAGCGAGCATCGTGGCAAAGCCGCCCTCGCCGCTGGCCGAATTCTGGCATTATTTCCGGCAGAACCGGGGCGCGCTTGCAGGCCTGATTGTCGTGGCAATCGTTGTTTTTCTGGCCGTTTTCGCCCAGGTTGTTGCCCCGCATGATCCCATTGCCCAGGATCGCTCTGCCATTCAGATGCCCCCAGCCTGGCAGGATGGCGGCAATGCACAATATTTGCTGGGCACGGATGCCGTCGGCCGCGACATGGTGTCGCGCCTGATTTATGGCGCGCAACTTTCGGTCTTTATCGGCCTGTTCGTTGTTGTCATTTCCGTTGTCTTTGGCGTGACCCTGGGTCTTTCAGCCGGGTATTTCCGGGGCTGGGTTGAAGTTGGCATCATGCGGGTGATGGACATCATGCTGTCCATTCCCAGCCTGGTTCTGGCGCTCGCGATTGTCACCATTCTTGGGCCCAGCCTGACCAATGCGATGCTGGCCATCGCCATTGTCCAGTTGCCGCATTATGTGCGCCTTACCCGTGCCTCGGTGATTTCAGAGCTCAACAAGGAATATGTCACTGCGTCCCAAATTGCCGGTGCCGGTGCGCTGCGCCAGATGTTTGTCAACATCCTGCCCAACTGTGCCGCCCCGCTGATCGTGCAGGGCACATTGGGCATTTCCAATGCCATTCTGGATGCAGCCGCCCTTGGCTTTCTGGGCCTGGGGGCCCAGGCACCGACGCCGGAATGGGGGTCGATGCTGGCAAATGCCCGCGAATTCGTGGGTTCGGCCTGGTGGATCGTGACCTTGCCCGGGCTGTGCATCCTGATCACCGTGCTCGCCTTCAACCTGATGGGGGATGGCCTGCGCGATGCCCTTGATCCCAAGATGAAGCGGTAA
- a CDS encoding low specificity L-threonine aldolase translates to MNFASDNVTPVCPEIQAAIDAQCQGNAPAYGGDDVSATLDHAFSDLFEREVAVIPVSTGTAANCISLSTLVSPYGGIVCHHEAHINEDESTAVAHFTGGAKLLPIDGPAAKLEAATLSTYLESRVDRGVHSVTPECVAVTQSTELGGVYNKDEITAIGDVCRQFDKKLFMDGARFANAVAALDCSPADITWKAGVNALSFGGTKNGALAVEAIILFDTSLREKAELARKRSGHLLSKHRYLAAQLAAYIQDDLWLKNARNANEAARELAILLKEQGGELLINGSANELFVSLPDGTAARLRECGLVFYNWPSLGRQAYRFVTAWNSDIDAIQALKTRLQHG, encoded by the coding sequence ATGAACTTTGCTTCTGACAATGTCACGCCGGTTTGCCCCGAAATCCAGGCCGCGATTGATGCTCAATGCCAGGGCAATGCCCCGGCCTATGGCGGCGATGATGTCTCGGCAACACTGGATCACGCCTTTTCCGACCTGTTTGAGCGCGAGGTCGCAGTCATCCCCGTTAGTACCGGCACAGCGGCAAACTGCATTAGCCTGTCCACACTGGTATCGCCTTATGGCGGTATCGTTTGCCATCACGAGGCCCATATCAACGAAGATGAATCCACCGCTGTGGCCCATTTTACCGGTGGCGCGAAATTGCTGCCAATTGATGGCCCTGCCGCCAAACTGGAAGCCGCAACCTTAAGCACCTATCTGGAAAGCCGGGTAGATCGCGGGGTACATTCTGTCACACCGGAATGTGTTGCTGTGACCCAGTCAACCGAACTGGGCGGCGTTTATAACAAAGACGAAATCACCGCGATTGGTGATGTCTGCAGGCAGTTCGACAAAAAACTGTTCATGGATGGTGCCCGCTTTGCCAATGCGGTTGCGGCCCTGGATTGCAGCCCGGCAGACATTACCTGGAAGGCCGGTGTCAACGCGCTGAGTTTTGGGGGCACAAAAAACGGCGCTCTGGCGGTTGAGGCCATCATCCTGTTTGACACGTCCCTGCGCGAAAAGGCCGAACTGGCCCGCAAACGCAGTGGTCATTTGCTCTCCAAACACCGCTATCTTGCGGCACAGCTTGCCGCCTATATCCAGGATGATCTGTGGCTCAAAAATGCCCGCAATGCCAATGAGGCAGCGCGGGAACTTGCCATTCTGCTGAAAGAACAGGGGGGTGAATTGCTGATCAATGGCTCCGCAAACGAACTTTTTGTCTCTCTGCCTGATGGAACCGCCGCCCGCCTGCGCGAATGCGGGCTTGTTTTCTATAACTGGCCGTCACTGGGCCGTCAGGCCTACCGATTTGTGACGGCATGGAACAGCGACATTGACGCGATACAAGCCCTTAAAACCCGGCTCCAGCATGGTTGA
- a CDS encoding ABC transporter permease subunit, with amino-acid sequence MLGFFFRRLGDIVPTFLGVTLLVFFLIRLIPGDPILMMAGERGIDAARYAQLKTQYGFDQPLIMQYFHYLLDVFQGDLGKSFVTKKPVLEEFITLFPATVELGVVAILFALVVGLPLGVIAAVRRGGIFDYTTMTISLAGYSMPIFWWATMLIMFFSVFLGWTPVSGRLSVLYFIEPTTGFMLIDTLLSDQKGAFIDAVEHLILPAIALGTIPMAVIARMTRSSMLEVLREEYIRVARAKGLSPAKVVIVHALRNALIPVVTVIGLQVSVLVAGAILTETIFSWPGIGKWIVEAVSRRDYPTIQGGILLIAMMIMMVNLMVDLTYSVINPRIRHTR; translated from the coding sequence ATGCTAGGATTCTTTTTCCGCAGACTGGGTGATATCGTCCCGACATTTCTCGGCGTTACCCTGTTGGTCTTCTTCCTGATCCGCCTGATTCCCGGCGACCCCATCCTGATGATGGCCGGTGAACGCGGTATTGATGCGGCGCGCTATGCGCAGTTAAAGACACAATACGGCTTTGATCAGCCTCTGATCATGCAATATTTCCATTACCTTCTGGACGTTTTCCAGGGGGATCTTGGCAAATCGTTTGTGACGAAAAAACCCGTCCTTGAAGAATTCATAACGCTGTTCCCGGCCACGGTTGAACTTGGCGTTGTTGCGATCCTGTTTGCGCTTGTCGTTGGCCTGCCGCTGGGTGTGATTGCCGCGGTCCGCCGGGGCGGCATTTTTGATTATACCACCATGACCATCTCGCTTGCTGGCTATTCGATGCCAATTTTCTGGTGGGCGACGATGCTGATCATGTTCTTTTCCGTCTTTCTGGGATGGACACCGGTTTCAGGCCGCCTGTCGGTGCTGTATTTTATCGAACCGACCACCGGCTTCATGCTGATTGATACGCTTCTGAGCGACCAGAAGGGCGCATTTATTGATGCGGTGGAGCATCTGATTTTGCCCGCCATCGCGCTGGGCACCATTCCGATGGCTGTCATTGCCCGCATGACCCGTTCTTCAATGCTGGAAGTTCTGCGCGAGGAATATATCCGTGTCGCCCGTGCCAAGGGGCTAAGCCCCGCCAAGGTCGTGATCGTGCATGCCCTGCGCAATGCGCTGATCCCGGTTGTCACCGTGATTGGCCTTCAGGTGAGCGTGCTGGTCGCAGGTGCCATTTTGACCGAAACGATCTTTTCCTGGCCGGGTATCGGCAAATGGATCGTTGAAGCCGTCAGCCGTCGTGATTATCCGACCATTCAGGGCGGTATTCTTCTGATCGCGATGATGATCATGATGGTCAATCTTATGGTGGATCTGACCTACAGCGTGATCAATCCCCGCATTCGTCACACGCGCTAA
- a CDS encoding CHASE2 domain-containing protein — protein sequence MRKKLSGILHYLVPLLVLMACVVFRWQDVPLVGQLRMNVFDTYQRIAPREFQDVGVRIVDIDDKSLAELGQWPWPRTRLAELIYKLRMAGAAVVGFDIIFAEPDRTSPDRVVADWPQDDNTAEIRKLAANLPDHDALFAQFIGGVGQIVTATQLTDGKLVHIPRQVGNFAIAGAQGRNIAEYIPTLSGAAANLPAIEEAAAGNALINVTPGTDGIVRRVPLLLALDAKQPVIGKPVYPTLSMEMLRVMQDAPRTMNVRLSGASGAASWTTSDGVDAIRVGQLTIPSDATGNMWVYFTGHEPQRYISAADVINGNVPEGALQDTAVLIGASAAGLLDLRSSPLNPVLPGVEVHAEMMEQMLLQEFLSRPYWASQAETLAIVIIGLFFVIAIPRLGALWPAIVGITLIGGAIGFSWWAFRTHHMLIDPLYASLATILVYLSGSLIGFMRTEGEKRQVRGAFSTYLSPALVEQLAQHPERLKLGGEMRDMTLLFCDVRGFTTISESFKSDPQGLTQLINRLLTPLTSCILQRDGTIDKYMGDCIMAFWNAPLDVPLHPEKACESALAMFVALRALNDEREAEAKAEGKAFLPLNIGIGINTGTCVVGNMGSDQRFDYSVLGDAVNLASRLEGQSKNYGVDIVIGQETAATVSQRFAVLQLDLIAVKGKSEAVEIFTVLGDHDLRENEGFAALADTHDAMIKAYRAQNWDQVKNLLAELRQNTVCDLSVLYDMYEERIAAFRQNPPGPDWDGVFVATSK from the coding sequence ATGCGTAAAAAGCTGTCCGGCATTCTGCATTATCTGGTTCCGCTGCTGGTACTGATGGCCTGTGTTGTTTTTCGCTGGCAGGATGTGCCGCTGGTCGGACAGTTGCGTATGAATGTGTTTGATACCTATCAACGCATCGCCCCGCGCGAATTTCAGGATGTAGGGGTGCGTATTGTTGATATTGACGATAAAAGCCTGGCCGAACTGGGCCAATGGCCGTGGCCACGTACCCGCCTGGCCGAGCTGATTTACAAATTGCGCATGGCGGGCGCGGCAGTTGTCGGTTTTGACATCATTTTTGCCGAACCGGACCGCACATCGCCAGACCGGGTGGTGGCAGACTGGCCGCAGGATGACAATACCGCCGAAATTCGCAAGCTTGCCGCCAACCTGCCGGACCATGATGCCCTGTTTGCCCAGTTTATTGGCGGTGTTGGGCAAATTGTCACCGCCACCCAGCTTACGGACGGGAAACTGGTTCATATTCCGCGGCAGGTCGGCAATTTTGCGATTGCCGGGGCACAAGGGCGCAACATTGCCGAATATATCCCGACCCTTTCGGGGGCGGCAGCCAACCTGCCCGCAATCGAGGAGGCTGCAGCGGGCAATGCCCTGATCAATGTGACACCGGGAACGGATGGTATTGTGCGCCGCGTGCCCCTTTTACTGGCCCTTGATGCCAAACAGCCAGTGATTGGCAAGCCGGTCTATCCGACGCTGAGCATGGAAATGCTGCGCGTGATGCAGGATGCCCCGCGCACCATGAATGTGCGCCTTTCCGGTGCCAGCGGGGCAGCAAGCTGGACCACATCGGACGGGGTGGATGCCATTCGTGTCGGGCAATTAACCATTCCATCCGATGCCACAGGCAATATGTGGGTTTATTTCACCGGGCATGAACCGCAACGCTATATTTCCGCTGCCGATGTCATAAACGGCAATGTGCCCGAAGGCGCGCTTCAGGACACGGCGGTGTTAATCGGTGCGAGTGCCGCCGGGCTGCTTGATTTACGCTCCTCGCCGTTAAACCCGGTTTTACCGGGGGTCGAGGTCCATGCGGAAATGATGGAACAGATGCTGTTACAGGAATTTCTGTCGCGGCCCTATTGGGCGTCGCAGGCCGAAACGCTGGCAATCGTCATCATTGGTCTGTTTTTTGTTATTGCCATTCCGCGATTGGGCGCGCTTTGGCCTGCAATTGTCGGGATCACGTTAATTGGCGGGGCAATCGGATTTTCCTGGTGGGCCTTTCGCACCCATCATATGTTGATTGATCCGCTTTATGCCAGCCTTGCAACCATTCTGGTTTATCTTTCCGGCAGCCTGATCGGCTTTATGCGCACAGAAGGCGAAAAACGCCAGGTCCGTGGGGCCTTTTCAACCTATCTGTCCCCGGCATTGGTGGAGCAACTGGCACAACACCCCGAGCGCCTTAAACTGGGCGGGGAAATGCGTGACATGACATTGCTGTTTTGTGATGTGCGCGGCTTTACCACCATTTCCGAAAGTTTCAAATCCGACCCGCAAGGCTTAACCCAACTGATCAACCGCCTGCTGACCCCGCTTACAAGCTGTATTTTGCAGCGTGATGGCACCATCGACAAATATATGGGCGACTGCATCATGGCGTTTTGGAATGCACCGCTGGATGTGCCATTGCACCCGGAAAAGGCTTGTGAATCCGCCCTTGCCATGTTTGTGGCCCTGCGTGCGCTCAATGATGAACGCGAGGCAGAGGCCAAAGCGGAGGGTAAAGCATTTTTACCGCTCAATATTGGTATTGGCATTAATACCGGCACCTGCGTGGTCGGCAATATGGGATCGGACCAGCGGTTTGATTATTCGGTGCTGGGCGATGCGGTTAATCTGGCCTCGCGCCTTGAGGGGCAATCGAAAAATTATGGCGTTGATATTGTGATTGGTCAGGAGACCGCCGCCACGGTATCGCAGCGTTTTGCCGTTTTGCAACTGGACCTGATTGCCGTTAAGGGCAAAAGCGAAGCTGTCGAGATTTTTACCGTGCTGGGCGACCACGACCTGCGCGAAAACGAGGGCTTTGCAGCCCTGGCCGACACGCATGATGCCATGATTAAGGCCTATCGCGCCCAAAACTGGGATCAGGTGAAAAATCTGCTGGCGGAACTGCGCCAAAATACCGTCTGCGATCTTTCCGTGCTTTATGACATGTATGAAGAACGCATTGCCGCCTTCCGGCAAAACCCGCCGGGGCCGGACTGGGACGGCGTGTTTGTCGCCACCAGCAAATAA
- a CDS encoding ABC transporter substrate-binding protein, with translation MKSTLVKATLGAALVATTAWAAPSAASAKTLVYCSEASPEGFNPQLYTTGTTFDATSKNIFNRLVQFKRGTTTIVPGLATNWDVSADGMEYTFHLRKGVKFQTTSFFTPTRDFNADDVMYSFDRMWDKENPYHGVSGGSYEYFNAMSMPELIKDIVKVDDYTVKFVLNRPEAPFIANMAMDFASILSAEYADKMMEAGTPEQVDLQPVGTGPFQFVQYQKDAVIRYKANPDYWEGKAPIDNLIFAITPDATVRFQKLKAGECQVVPYPNPADLKAMDADPSINLMSQEGLNIGYLGYNTEKAPLDKTEVRKALTMAINRDAIIEAIYQGAGTKAKNPIPPTIWSYNNDVVDDPYDPEAAKKMLADAGFPDGFETDIWAMPVQRPYNPNARRMAEMIQADWAKIGVKAKIVSYEWGEYLERTKKGEQGTFLMGWTGDNGDPDNFLAVLLGCDAVGSSNRSRWCNKEFDDLIQQAKTTSDVLERTRLYEQAQVVFKEQDPWATIAHSIVFEPISSKVENYKIDPFGGHIFYGVDIKE, from the coding sequence ATGAAATCGACTTTGGTCAAAGCGACTTTGGGCGCGGCCCTTGTTGCGACGACGGCCTGGGCCGCACCGAGCGCCGCTTCGGCAAAAACCCTGGTTTATTGCTCGGAAGCAAGCCCGGAAGGCTTCAACCCGCAGCTTTACACCACGGGTACCACCTTTGATGCGACGTCAAAGAACATCTTTAACCGTCTGGTCCAGTTCAAGCGTGGCACGACCACCATCGTTCCGGGCCTGGCCACCAACTGGGATGTTTCGGCTGACGGCATGGAATACACCTTCCATCTGCGCAAAGGTGTGAAGTTTCAGACCACCAGCTTCTTCACGCCGACCCGCGATTTCAACGCCGACGACGTGATGTATTCCTTTGACCGCATGTGGGACAAAGAAAATCCCTATCATGGCGTCAGCGGCGGCTCGTACGAATATTTCAACGCCATGTCGATGCCCGAACTGATCAAGGACATCGTCAAAGTTGACGATTACACCGTGAAATTCGTTCTGAACCGCCCGGAAGCACCGTTTATTGCCAATATGGCAATGGACTTTGCCTCCATCCTGTCGGCCGAATATGCCGATAAAATGATGGAAGCCGGTACCCCGGAACAGGTTGACCTGCAGCCCGTCGGCACCGGCCCGTTCCAGTTTGTTCAGTATCAGAAAGACGCCGTGATCCGTTACAAAGCCAACCCGGACTACTGGGAAGGCAAGGCACCGATTGACAACCTGATCTTTGCCATCACGCCGGACGCCACGGTGCGCTTCCAGAAGCTCAAGGCGGGCGAATGCCAGGTTGTGCCCTATCCGAACCCGGCCGACCTCAAGGCGATGGATGCCGATCCGTCGATCAACCTGATGAGCCAGGAAGGCCTGAATATCGGCTATCTTGGTTACAACACCGAAAAAGCACCGCTGGACAAAACCGAAGTCCGCAAGGCGCTGACGATGGCGATTAACAGGGATGCCATCATCGAAGCCATCTATCAGGGTGCCGGTACCAAGGCGAAAAACCCGATTCCGCCGACGATCTGGTCTTATAACAACGACGTTGTTGATGACCCCTATGACCCTGAAGCCGCCAAAAAGATGCTGGCCGATGCCGGTTTCCCGGACGGTTTTGAAACCGATATCTGGGCGATGCCGGTACAGCGCCCCTATAACCCGAATGCACGCCGTATGGCCGAAATGATCCAGGCGGACTGGGCCAAGATTGGCGTCAAGGCGAAAATCGTTTCCTATGAATGGGGCGAGTATCTGGAACGCACCAAGAAGGGCGAACAGGGCACCTTCCTGATGGGCTGGACCGGTGACAACGGCGACCCCGACAACTTCCTGGCCGTTCTGCTGGGTTGTGATGCTGTTGGGTCGTCCAACCGTTCGCGCTGGTGCAACAAGGAATTCGACGACCTGATTCAGCAGGCAAAGACCACCTCGGACGTTCTGGAACGTACCCGCCTGTATGAACAGGCACAGGTTGTGTTCAAAGAACAGGACCCGTGGGCAACCATTGCACACTCGATCGTGTTCGAGCCGATCAGCTCTAAAGTCGAAAACTACAAGATTGACCCGTTTGGCGGTCACATCTTCTACGGTGTCGATATCAAGGAATAA